From Cellulosimicrobium cellulans, the proteins below share one genomic window:
- a CDS encoding peptidoglycan-binding domain-containing protein — translation MTRRAADKHGRTAWATSTLAALVLVATGVIAGVLLVPESTPASLLPPATAEASLPVTTQELDDARQVAVTARLTEETTLMLGDSGRLRRSVCKPGATITSGSSPATVDDRPVLALATDVPLWRDLAPEMTGDDVASLQRELARLGFEVRPDGEYGAATKAAVTALQKDALDLARAPGTLAVASVLWLPAPSVTVTACAVQVGGSVGDTELATVAGTLESLRITTVPQDAVAGDRIVRLPGSEVTAPVGGDGAITDRAFLDAVRDTPAFRFSQSEESTEPLSLDYLLATPLEVSAVPPGSLYALSDGTGCVVADGTPRTVSVVSSSLGQTFVTFDDGSAPARVALTPPTDDRDCG, via the coding sequence GTGACCCGGCGAGCCGCCGACAAGCACGGCCGGACGGCATGGGCCACGTCCACCCTCGCCGCACTGGTGCTGGTTGCCACCGGGGTGATCGCCGGTGTCCTCCTCGTGCCCGAGAGCACGCCTGCCTCTCTGCTCCCGCCCGCCACGGCCGAGGCGTCCCTGCCTGTCACGACGCAGGAGCTCGACGACGCGCGACAGGTCGCCGTCACCGCCCGGCTGACCGAGGAGACGACGCTGATGCTCGGCGACTCCGGGCGGCTGCGGCGCAGCGTGTGCAAGCCTGGCGCGACGATCACGTCGGGAAGCTCTCCCGCGACGGTCGACGACCGCCCCGTTCTCGCGCTGGCCACCGACGTCCCGCTGTGGCGCGACCTCGCGCCGGAGATGACGGGCGACGACGTCGCGAGCCTCCAGCGCGAACTGGCCCGGCTGGGGTTCGAGGTCAGGCCCGACGGCGAGTACGGCGCGGCGACGAAGGCCGCCGTGACTGCGCTGCAGAAGGACGCTCTCGACCTCGCGAGAGCGCCTGGCACGCTCGCCGTGGCCTCGGTGCTGTGGCTGCCCGCACCCTCGGTCACCGTCACCGCCTGCGCAGTTCAGGTCGGCGGATCCGTCGGCGACACCGAGCTGGCGACCGTCGCCGGCACCCTCGAGTCGCTGCGCATCACCACCGTGCCGCAGGACGCCGTCGCGGGCGACCGCATCGTCCGCCTGCCGGGCTCCGAGGTCACCGCCCCGGTCGGCGGCGACGGGGCGATCACGGACCGCGCGTTCCTCGACGCCGTGCGCGACACTCCGGCGTTTCGCTTCTCGCAGAGCGAGGAGTCCACCGAGCCCCTGAGTCTCGACTACCTGCTGGCGACGCCGCTCGAGGTCTCTGCGGTGCCGCCCGGGTCCTTGTACGCGCTGTCGGACGGGACGGGCTGCGTCGTCGCCGACGGGACGCCGCGAACGGTGAGCGTCGTGTCCTCCTCGCTCGGCCAGACCTTCGTCACCTTCGACGACGGAAGCGCGCCCGCCCGCGTGGCGCTCACGCCTCCGACCGACGATCGGGACTGCGGGTGA
- a CDS encoding ABC transporter ATP-binding protein, with the protein MTGTLRARGLAHAFPGAGELFSGLDLDLVPGEVVALVGPSGSGKSTLLSILAGWVAPTAGTVERTRIEHTGWVFQNPHGVPRRAALDHVVLPLLARGLRRPEAENEAMTILDQFHLAPVADRPFRALSGGEAQRLMLARAVALAPDLLLVDEPTAQLDLHTASTVNAVLAGVAQQHSIVVVATHDPHTRDACTRVVDLADAQAEPVS; encoded by the coding sequence GTGACCGGAACGCTCCGCGCGCGAGGCCTCGCGCACGCGTTCCCGGGTGCGGGCGAGCTGTTCTCCGGGCTGGACCTGGACCTGGTCCCAGGCGAGGTGGTGGCGCTGGTCGGACCGTCGGGATCGGGCAAGTCGACGCTGCTCAGCATCCTGGCAGGCTGGGTGGCTCCCACCGCGGGGACCGTGGAGCGGACCAGGATCGAGCACACCGGCTGGGTCTTCCAGAACCCCCACGGAGTGCCGCGACGCGCCGCGCTGGACCATGTGGTCCTGCCGCTGCTCGCGCGCGGGCTCCGGCGCCCGGAGGCGGAGAACGAGGCGATGACGATCCTCGACCAGTTCCACCTCGCCCCCGTCGCGGATCGACCGTTCCGGGCGTTGTCGGGCGGGGAGGCGCAGCGGCTGATGCTCGCGCGAGCGGTCGCGCTCGCCCCGGACCTGCTGCTCGTCGACGAGCCGACGGCCCAGCTCGACCTGCACACCGCCAGCACGGTGAACGCCGTCCTCGCCGGCGTCGCGCAACAGCACTCGATCGTCGTGGTCGCCACGCACGACCCGCACACGCGGGACGCGTGCACGCGAGTGGTCGACCTCGCCGACGCTCAGGCGGAGCCCGTCTCGTGA